One region of Juglans regia cultivar Chandler chromosome 4, Walnut 2.0, whole genome shotgun sequence genomic DNA includes:
- the LOC109006000 gene encoding G-type lectin S-receptor-like serine/threonine-protein kinase At1g11330, whose amino-acid sequence MGLDRTINYLSYFLVLLSSFCLELGHATDTIAAPNFIKDSETIISNDGDFILGFFSPANSTYRYVGIWYAKFSTTHAIWVANRNNPLKSTSGVVTISEDGNLVVLDGEKNIIWSSNVTGSVSNRSAQLLDSGNLVLQENTNTSIMWESFQHPSDSFLPKMKLSTNMQLTSWKSYSDPGVGTFSLRISVFYNLPEIYIWNGSSPYWRSGPWNGQLFIGIPKMPSRYLDGFNLIDEKQGLFSLIFEFSNKSWLLHYVLTTEGNLVETYSSNGKDWSIEWSSLTSECEVYGKCGAFGSCNSKNSPICSCLKGFEPKNIEEWTRENWTSGCVRRTPLQCMRANTTGEDGKKDGFLKVRMVKTPSLANWSAAFEDECKYRCLENCSCLAYAYDSGIGCMSWTREYLIDSQQVSSTGGVDLYVRVASSELDRKKEVKVIVIVTVVIGIVFVAVCTLFLCRRRAKHKARKTRSEENNMRGTYPTFQRQENLAGNINQDKLQELPIFSLEELASATNSFDLSNKLGQGGFGPVYRGKLLDGQEIAVKRLARTSGQGMQEFMNEVTVISKLQHRNLVRLLGGCVEGEEKLLVYEYMPNKSLDAFLFDPIKRELLDWKKRFNIIEGICRGLLYLHRDSRLRIIHRDLKASNILLDEELNPKISDFGMARIFGGNEDQADTKRVVGTYGYMSPEYAMEGRFSEKSDIFSFGVLLLEIVCGRKNASFYDHDEETMNLLGFAWNMWKTDNMAVLIDPKVLKPDFEKEILRCIHVGLLCVQDLAKDRPTVSIAISMLRSEIDDLPSPRQLGFTANQTAPETQASYHNQSIRSINNVTVTMVHGR is encoded by the exons ATGGGACTTGATCGAACCATAAACTACTTATCATATTTTCTTGTCTTGCTATCTTCCTTTTGTTTAGAGTTGGGCCATGCGACGGACACCATCGCAGCACCTAACTTTATCAAAGATTCCGAAACCATAATCTCTAATGACGGTGATTTCATATTGGGATTTTTCAGCCCTGCCAATTCTACATATCGTTATGTTGGGATATGGTATGCTAAATTTTCCACAACCCATGCCATATGGGTTGCTAATAGAAACAATCCCCTGAAGAGCACCTCCGGGGTTGTTACTATATCCGAAGACGGCAATCTAGTTGTATTAGATGgagaaaagaatattatttggTCATCAAATGTAACGGGTTCGGTTTCTAATCGAAGCGCTCAACTTCTAGATTCCGGGAACCTTGTCTTGCAAGAAAACACTAACACATCAATCATGTGGGAAAGTTTCCAACATCCTTCAGATTCATTTCTACCAAAGATGAAATTGAGCACTAATATGCAGCTCACATCATGGAAGAGCTACTCAGATCCAGGCGTTGGAACCTTTTCTCTCCGTATTTCGGTTTTTTATAATCTTCCAGAAATATACATTTGGAATGGCAGTAGCCCTTACTGGCGAAGTGGGCCATGGAATGGTCAGCTCTTTATTGGAATACCAAAAATGCCTTCCCGATATCTTGATGGTTTTAATCTTATAGATGAAAAACAAGGATTATTCTCGTTAATTTTTGAGTTCTCAAACAAGTCGTGGTTATTGCATTACGTCTTGACTACTGAAGGAAACCTAGTGGAAACTTATTCCTCTAATGGAAAGGATTGGAGTATCGAGTGGTCATCTTTGACATCTGAGTGTGAGGTTTATGGCAAGTGCGGGGCATTCGGAAGTTGTAACTCGAAGAATTCACCAATTTGCAGCTGTTTAAAGGGGTTTGAGCCAAAGAATATAGAAGAATGGACCAGAGAAAATTGGACTAGTGGGTGTGTGAGGAGGACACCCTTGCAGTGTATGAGAGCGAACACAACTGGTGAAGATGGAAAGAAAGATGGATTTTTGAAGGTGAGGATGGTGAAAACGCCAAGTTTGGCAAATTGGTCAGCTGCTTTTGAGGATGAATGTAAATATCGGTGCTTGGAGAATTGTTCTTGTTTAGCTTATGCATATGATTCTGGCATTGGGTGTATGTCATGGACCAGAGAATACTTAATAGACTCGCAACAAGTCTCCAGTACTGGTGGAGTCGATCTTTATGTTCGCGTGGCCTCTTCAGAACTTG atagaaagaaagaagtgAAAGTAATCGTCATAGTCACAGTGGTCATTGGAATTGTCTTCGTGGCGGTGTGCACTTTATTCTTATGCCGGCGGAGGGCTAAACATAAAG CGAGGAAAACGAGGAGTGAGGAAAACAACATGCGAGGCACATATCCAACATTTCAACGACAAGAAAATCTTGCAGGTAACATCAACCAAGATAAACTCCAGGAGCTACCAATATTCAGTCTTGAAGAGCTGGCAAGTGCAACGAACAGTTTTGATCTATCTAACAAGCTGGGACAAGGTGGATTTGGTCCCGTATATAGG GGAAAACTGTTAGACGGACAAGAAATTGCAGTAAAAAGACTTGCTAGAACATCAGGGCAAGGGATGCAAGAGTTTATGAATGAGGTGACTGTGATTTCTAAACTCCAACACCGGAATCTCGTTAGACTTCTTGGCGGGTGTGTCGAAGGAGAAGAAAAGCTATTAGTCTATGAATACATGCCAAACAAGAGTTTAGACGCATTTCTATTTG atccaATTAAACGAGAGCTTCTAGACTGGAAAAAACGTTTCAACATTATTGAAGGAATTTGTCGAGGTCTACTCTATCTTCATAGGGACTCGAGATTAAGGATTATTCATAGAGATCTAAAGGCAAGTAATATATTATTGGATGAAGAgctaaatccaaaaatatcagACTTTGGAATGGCTAGGATTTTTGGGGGAAATGAAGATCAAGCTGATACTAAAAGAGTTGTTGGGACGTA TGGCTACATGTCTCCTGAATATGCAATGGAAGGGAGGTTTTCAGAAAAATCAGATATCTTCAGCTTTGGAGTATTGCTGCTAGAGATAGTATGCGGAAGGAAAAACGCTAGCTTTTATGATCACGACGAGGAGACCATGAACCTTTTAGGATTT GCATGGAATATGTGGAAGACAGACAATATGGCAGTCTTAATAGATCCCAAAGTACTGAAACCTGACTTCGAAAAGGAGATCTTGAGATGCATACATGTCGGGCTGTTGTGTGTACAAGATTTGGCTAAAGATAGGCCAACCGTATCAATTGCTATTTCCATGTTAAGAAGTGAGATTGATGATCTGCCTTCTCCAAGACAGCTAGGATTCACTGCAAACCAGACTGCCCCAGAAACTCAGGCCTCTTACCACAATCAAAGCATTCGCTCTATTAACAATGTCACTGTTACAATGGTTCATGGTAGATAG